A genome region from Streptomyces sp. S4.7 includes the following:
- a CDS encoding ATP-binding protein, with translation MTVGASGSAITRGPVRPDPGESAPGGPGGPTRNPGQDLGQDFGIDPDDLPDGLVVADETGRVICFNAAATRITAVAAAEAVGSPLERALPLEDLEGRRWWALTDPYGGLRTRFGQPERNLLLPGGREVLVSARYVRVFPQGPVRRLVISIRGTEARRRTERSHAELIATVAHELRSPLTSVKGFTATLLAKWERFTDDQKRLMLETVDADANRVTRLIAELLDISRIDSGRLELRRQPVDIGTAVGRHIQSFIASGQSPDRFLVRIQQPLPALWADPDKIDQILGNLLENAVRHGEGTVTIEVAPAQVKHVDQGHTERPGAEHTHSDGGAKGTAVTVSDEGPGIPEESMGRVFTRFWRGSKRGGTGLGLYIVKGIVEAHGGTITVGRGPGGGAQFRFILPVGAPAYLA, from the coding sequence ATGACGGTCGGGGCGAGCGGGTCGGCCATCACTCGGGGACCCGTCAGGCCCGATCCCGGCGAATCGGCCCCCGGCGGCCCCGGTGGCCCCACGCGCAACCCGGGACAGGACCTCGGACAGGACTTCGGGATCGATCCCGACGACCTCCCCGACGGGCTCGTCGTCGCCGACGAGACGGGCCGCGTGATCTGCTTCAACGCCGCCGCCACCCGGATCACCGCCGTCGCCGCCGCCGAGGCCGTCGGCAGTCCGCTGGAGCGCGCCCTGCCCCTCGAAGACCTCGAAGGCCGCCGCTGGTGGGCGCTCACCGATCCGTACGGCGGCCTGCGCACCCGCTTCGGCCAGCCGGAGCGCAATCTGCTGCTGCCCGGCGGCCGTGAGGTCCTGGTCTCCGCCCGTTATGTGCGCGTGTTCCCCCAGGGGCCCGTACGCAGACTGGTCATCAGCATCCGCGGCACCGAGGCCCGTCGCCGTACCGAACGCAGCCACGCCGAGCTGATCGCGACGGTCGCGCACGAGCTGCGCTCCCCGCTCACCTCCGTGAAGGGGTTCACCGCGACGCTGCTCGCCAAGTGGGAACGCTTCACCGACGACCAGAAGCGGCTCATGCTGGAGACCGTCGACGCCGACGCCAACCGCGTGACCCGGCTGATCGCCGAGCTGCTCGACATCTCCCGGATCGACTCCGGACGCCTCGAACTGCGCCGTCAGCCGGTCGACATCGGGACCGCGGTCGGACGCCACATCCAGTCGTTCATCGCCTCCGGGCAGTCCCCGGACCGTTTCCTCGTCCGCATCCAGCAGCCGCTGCCCGCGCTGTGGGCCGACCCCGACAAGATCGACCAGATACTCGGCAACCTGCTGGAAAACGCGGTGCGCCACGGCGAGGGAACTGTCACCATCGAAGTGGCACCCGCCCAGGTCAAACATGTCGACCAGGGGCACACGGAGCGGCCCGGCGCGGAGCACACGCACTCCGACGGCGGCGCGAAAGGAACGGCGGTCACCGTGAGCGACGAAGGCCCCGGCATCCCCGAGGAGTCGATGGGCCGTGTCTTCACCCGCTTCTGGCGGGGGAGCAAGCGCGGTGGGACCGGCCTCGGGCTGTATATCGTCAAGGGCATCGTCGAGGCGCACGGAGGGACCATCACCGTCGGCCGCGGACCCGGCGGCGGGGCCCAGTTCCGATTTATCCTGCCCGTCGGCGCCCCGGCCTACCTGGCCTGA
- a CDS encoding RNA methyltransferase, which translates to MGTPELISPRSPRVVAARRLARRAFRGKERRFIAEGPQAVREAVEHRGEDGAPTLVELFTTVEAAERYTDIVSAARAAGARVHYADAEVVADVSQTVTPQGLLGVCRFLDTPFESILRARPRLVAVLAHVRDPGNAGTVLRCADAAGADAVVLTDASVDLYNPKSVRASVGSLFHLPVAVGVPVGEAVSGLRGAGARVLAADGAGDDDLDDELDAGTMGGPTAWIFGNEAWGLPAETRALADAVVRVPIHGRAESLNLATAAAVCLYASARAQRVSTAS; encoded by the coding sequence ATGGGCACCCCCGAGCTGATCTCTCCGCGTTCCCCGCGAGTCGTCGCCGCCCGGCGGCTCGCCAGACGGGCCTTCCGCGGCAAGGAACGCCGGTTCATCGCCGAGGGACCGCAGGCCGTGCGCGAGGCGGTCGAGCACCGGGGCGAGGACGGCGCCCCCACGCTGGTGGAGCTGTTCACCACCGTCGAGGCGGCCGAGCGGTACACCGACATCGTGTCGGCCGCCCGCGCGGCCGGGGCACGGGTGCACTACGCCGACGCCGAGGTCGTCGCCGACGTCTCGCAGACCGTCACCCCGCAGGGCCTGCTCGGCGTCTGCCGCTTCCTGGACACGCCGTTCGAGTCCATCCTGCGGGCGCGCCCCCGGCTCGTCGCCGTCCTCGCGCACGTACGCGACCCGGGCAACGCGGGCACCGTGCTGCGCTGCGCCGACGCGGCGGGCGCCGACGCCGTCGTCCTCACCGACGCGTCCGTCGACCTCTACAACCCCAAGTCGGTCCGGGCGTCGGTCGGTTCGCTCTTCCATCTGCCGGTCGCCGTCGGCGTCCCCGTCGGGGAGGCCGTGTCGGGCCTGCGGGGCGCGGGAGCGCGGGTGCTGGCCGCCGACGGGGCGGGCGACGACGACCTCGACGACGAACTCGACGCGGGCACCATGGGCGGTCCGACCGCCTGGATCTTCGGCAACGAGGCATGGGGGCTGCCCGCCGAGACACGGGCACTGGCGGACGCCGTCGTACGCGTGCCGATCCACGGCAGGGCCGAGAGTCTGAACCTGGCGACCGCGGCGGCCGTATGTCTCTACGCCTCCGCTCGGGCGCAACGAGTCAGCACCGCGAGCTGA
- the rplT gene encoding 50S ribosomal protein L20: MARVKRAVNAHKKRRAILEQAKGYRGQRSRLYRKAKEQVTHSLVYNYNDRKKRKGDFRRLWIQRINAAARQNGMTYNRLIQGLNAANIEVDRKILAELAVNDANAFAALVEVAQKALPSDVNAPKAAA, from the coding sequence GTGGCACGCGTCAAGCGGGCAGTGAATGCCCACAAGAAGCGCCGGGCGATCCTCGAGCAGGCCAAGGGATACCGCGGCCAGCGTTCGCGCCTGTACCGCAAGGCCAAGGAGCAGGTCACACACTCCCTGGTCTACAACTACAACGACCGCAAGAAGCGCAAGGGCGACTTCCGCCGGCTGTGGATCCAGCGGATCAACGCCGCCGCCCGCCAGAACGGCATGACGTACAACCGCCTCATCCAGGGTCTCAACGCCGCCAACATCGAGGTGGACCGCAAGATCCTGGCCGAGCTCGCGGTCAACGACGCCAACGCGTTCGCCGCGCTCGTCGAGGTCGCCCAGAAGGCGCTCCCGAGCGACGTCAACGCCCCGAAGGCCGCCGCCTGA
- the rpmI gene encoding 50S ribosomal protein L35, translating to MPKNKTHSGAKKRFRVTGSGKILRQRAGRRHYLEHKPSTLTRRLAGTVELAPGDAAKAKKLLGL from the coding sequence ATGCCGAAGAACAAGACGCACAGCGGTGCGAAGAAGCGCTTTCGCGTGACCGGCTCCGGCAAGATCCTTCGCCAGCGTGCGGGCCGTCGCCACTACCTGGAGCACAAGCCGTCCACCCTGACGCGCCGTCTCGCCGGCACGGTGGAGCTGGCTCCCGGTGACGCCGCGAAGGCCAAGAAGCTTCTCGGCCTGTAG
- the infC gene encoding translation initiation factor IF-3: MWCYRGGSISAEPRINDRIRVPEVRLVGPSGEQVGIVPLAKALELAQEYDLDLVEVAATARPPVCKLMDYGKFKYESAMKAREARKNQAHTVIKEMKLRPKIDPHDYDTKKGHVVRFLKQGDKVKITIMFRGREQSRPELGFRLLQRLASDVEELGFIESNPKQDGRNMIMVLGPHKKKTEAMAEAREAQAARKAERQSHAPDDHVDESPDATRARAEADAEAPAESSSEA, translated from the coding sequence GTGTGGTGCTACCGAGGAGGATCCATCAGCGCTGAGCCCCGCATTAACGACCGGATTCGTGTTCCCGAGGTCCGCCTTGTCGGCCCCAGCGGCGAGCAGGTCGGCATCGTGCCGCTTGCGAAGGCCCTGGAGCTCGCGCAGGAGTACGACCTGGACCTGGTCGAGGTCGCGGCGACCGCCCGTCCGCCCGTGTGCAAGCTCATGGATTACGGGAAGTTCAAGTACGAGTCGGCCATGAAGGCCCGTGAGGCGCGCAAGAACCAGGCGCACACGGTCATCAAGGAGATGAAACTCCGGCCGAAGATCGACCCGCACGACTACGACACCAAAAAGGGTCACGTCGTCCGGTTCCTCAAGCAGGGTGACAAGGTCAAGATCACGATCATGTTCCGTGGTCGTGAGCAGTCCCGCCCGGAACTGGGCTTCAGACTGCTCCAGCGTCTCGCTTCGGACGTCGAGGAGCTCGGCTTCATCGAGTCGAACCCGAAGCAGGACGGCCGGAACATGATCATGGTGCTCGGCCCGCACAAGAAGAAGACCGAAGCCATGGCAGAGGCCCGCGAGGCCCAGGCGGCCCGCAAGGCGGAGCGCCAGAGTCACGCGCCCGACGACCACGTGGACGAGTCCCCGGACGCCACGAGGGCCCGTGCGGAAGCCGACGCCGAGGCTCCGGCCGAATCGTCCTCCGAGGCGTGA
- a CDS encoding DUF1844 domain-containing protein: MSDTTSPQEPADFDAMTRDIAEVPAVEVIVTVAVNLMSAAAVKLGLTEDGDAHKDLDEARKLVHSLAGLMDASATEISSFHAAPLRDGLKSLQLAFREASLVPDEPGQGPGEKYTGPVYG, encoded by the coding sequence ATGAGCGACACGACCTCCCCCCAGGAACCAGCCGACTTCGACGCCATGACCCGCGACATCGCGGAGGTACCGGCCGTCGAGGTGATCGTCACGGTGGCCGTCAATCTGATGAGCGCCGCCGCGGTGAAGCTCGGTCTCACGGAGGACGGCGACGCCCACAAGGACCTGGACGAGGCCCGCAAGCTGGTGCACTCGCTGGCCGGGCTGATGGACGCGAGCGCGACGGAGATCAGCTCCTTCCACGCGGCTCCGCTGCGCGACGGGCTGAAGTCGCTCCAGCTGGCCTTCCGCGAGGCGTCACTGGTCCCTGACGAGCCGGGGCAGGGTCCCGGCGAGAAGTACACGGGGCCGGTCTACGGCTGA
- a CDS encoding SseB family protein gives MALKNIPDSGFSDDDGAADPVLVDALAAWSADRAAEPRVLAALRGARLLVPVVAVLGESEEDERGLRREKSSDMAVPTLRAGGRRALPAFTSTDSLARWDPAARPVAVPLHQALSAAAHEKADTVVIDLAGPVPYELAGPALFALAEGRTSTDPLDDPAVVAAVKEVAAAEPSVLSAHLGPGEADGTLALVLLPDAAPADAVRRIAGALAAHDVLRARLVRGLDLALLPAGVSPPGEPLFVRDQP, from the coding sequence GTGGCTCTCAAGAACATTCCCGATTCCGGTTTCTCCGACGACGACGGCGCCGCCGATCCCGTCCTCGTGGACGCGCTCGCCGCCTGGTCCGCCGATAGGGCCGCCGAGCCGCGCGTCCTCGCCGCGCTCCGGGGAGCCCGGCTGCTCGTCCCGGTCGTGGCCGTGCTCGGTGAGAGCGAGGAGGACGAGCGGGGGCTGCGGCGCGAGAAGAGCAGCGACATGGCCGTCCCCACGCTTCGGGCCGGCGGCCGGCGCGCCCTGCCCGCCTTCACCTCGACCGACTCGCTGGCCCGCTGGGACCCCGCGGCGCGCCCCGTCGCCGTACCGCTGCACCAGGCACTGAGCGCGGCGGCGCACGAGAAGGCCGACACGGTCGTCATCGACCTGGCGGGACCGGTGCCGTACGAACTCGCCGGACCGGCCCTGTTCGCGCTCGCCGAGGGCCGCACCAGCACGGACCCGCTCGACGACCCGGCCGTCGTCGCGGCGGTGAAGGAGGTCGCCGCCGCCGAGCCCTCCGTACTGAGCGCCCATCTCGGTCCGGGGGAGGCCGACGGCACCCTCGCGCTCGTCCTGCTGCCGGACGCGGCCCCGGCGGACGCCGTGCGGCGGATCGCGGGCGCGCTGGCGGCGCACGACGTGCTGAGGGCCCGCCTGGTGCGCGGTCTCGACCTGGCGCTGCTGCCGGCCGGCGTCTCACCTCCGGGCGAGCCCCTGTTCGTACGCGATCAGCCGTAG
- a CDS encoding serine hydrolase, giving the protein MDARREPLVDTADGNVTYSVAVRDTATGRTSAHHRGPTPAHPSASVVKLGILLALLLRCQDTGREPTARERLSAAWMIERSDNDAATELWHVIGGADALDAAHRRLGLRESAATPEWGLSRTTASDQLTLLEAAFGVGATPLSERSRAFVADLMTHVVADQTWGVSAVGRAPALKNGWMPLSATGLWVVNSVGRVTAGGRDVLVAVLSGGHPTKDAGIALVERAARAAVSAVGVR; this is encoded by the coding sequence ATGGACGCCCGCAGAGAACCGCTCGTCGACACCGCCGACGGGAACGTCACGTACAGCGTCGCCGTCCGCGACACCGCCACCGGCCGTACCTCGGCCCACCACCGCGGCCCGACGCCCGCCCACCCCTCCGCCAGCGTCGTCAAGCTCGGCATCCTCCTCGCGCTGCTGCTGCGCTGCCAGGACACCGGCCGGGAGCCGACCGCCCGGGAGCGGTTGTCGGCCGCCTGGATGATCGAGCGCAGCGACAACGACGCCGCGACCGAGCTGTGGCATGTGATCGGCGGCGCGGACGCGCTGGACGCGGCCCATCGGCGGCTCGGTCTGCGCGAATCGGCCGCGACACCCGAGTGGGGGCTCTCACGGACCACCGCGTCAGATCAACTGACGCTGCTGGAAGCCGCGTTCGGCGTGGGCGCGACACCTCTGAGCGAGCGCTCGCGCGCCTTCGTGGCGGACCTGATGACGCATGTGGTGGCGGACCAGACGTGGGGCGTCTCGGCGGTGGGGAGAGCGCCGGCGCTCAAGAACGGCTGGATGCCGTTGAGCGCCACGGGGCTGTGGGTGGTCAACTCGGTGGGCCGGGTCACCGCCGGGGGCCGTGACGTCCTCGTGGCCGTCCTCTCGGGCGGGCATCCCACGAAGGACGCGGGCATCGCCCTGGTGGAGAGGGCGGCGCGGGCCGCCGTCAGCGCGGTCGGCGTCCGGTGA
- the mycP gene encoding type VII secretion-associated serine protease mycosin, protein MTTPPTPAAGPAPAAGPAPAARTPRLFRSFSHPFAAALTAACFLLAVPAAPAHADVIRAQQWALDAMHTEDAWRTTKGEGITVAVLDTGVDPTHPDLAGQVLSGKDLIGFGAKSGDRAWARHGTAMAGIIAGRGHGPGREDGVLGIAPEAKILPIRVILEGTDPDRAKARKSRGGSLADGIRWAADNGADVINLSLGDDSESAHPEPGEDAAVQYALAKGAAVVASAGNGGEKGDRISYPAAYPGVIAVTAVDRYGTHAAFSTRRWYATVSAPGVDVVIADPDRRYYEGWGTSAAAAFVSGAVALVRAAHPDLRPAQIKKLLADTARDAPDNGRDDATGYGIVDPAAAIEAGGELNTAKADGEKAATGYTKQYFGRGPDNTRGASEPAAWLAPLAGGLGALLLAGAVVLWRGGPITGRRPR, encoded by the coding sequence ATGACGACGCCCCCGACTCCGGCAGCGGGACCGGCTCCGGCAGCGGGACCGGCTCCGGCAGCGCGGACGCCGCGACTGTTCCGGTCCTTCTCCCACCCTTTCGCGGCCGCGCTCACCGCCGCCTGCTTCCTGCTCGCCGTTCCGGCGGCACCCGCGCACGCGGACGTCATCCGCGCCCAGCAGTGGGCCCTGGACGCGATGCACACCGAGGACGCCTGGCGCACCACCAAGGGCGAGGGCATCACCGTCGCCGTACTCGACACCGGCGTCGACCCCACGCACCCCGACCTCGCCGGTCAGGTCCTGTCCGGCAAGGACCTCATCGGCTTCGGCGCCAAGAGCGGCGACCGCGCCTGGGCCCGCCACGGCACGGCCATGGCGGGCATCATCGCGGGCCGCGGACACGGCCCCGGCCGGGAGGACGGCGTCCTCGGCATCGCCCCCGAGGCCAAGATCCTGCCGATCCGCGTGATCCTCGAAGGCACCGACCCGGACCGGGCCAAGGCCCGCAAGTCACGCGGCGGTTCACTCGCCGACGGCATCCGCTGGGCCGCCGACAACGGCGCCGACGTCATCAACCTCTCCCTCGGCGACGACAGCGAGTCCGCCCACCCGGAGCCCGGTGAGGACGCCGCCGTCCAGTACGCGCTCGCCAAGGGCGCCGCCGTCGTCGCGTCGGCCGGCAACGGCGGCGAGAAGGGCGACCGCATCTCGTATCCCGCCGCGTACCCCGGCGTGATCGCCGTGACGGCCGTCGACCGCTACGGCACGCACGCGGCCTTCTCCACCCGCCGCTGGTACGCCACCGTCAGCGCGCCCGGCGTCGACGTGGTGATAGCGGATCCCGACCGCCGCTACTACGAAGGCTGGGGCACCAGCGCCGCCGCCGCGTTCGTCTCCGGCGCCGTCGCCCTCGTACGCGCGGCCCACCCCGACCTCCGGCCCGCCCAGATCAAGAAGCTGCTCGCCGACACCGCTCGCGACGCCCCCGACAACGGCCGCGACGACGCCACCGGGTACGGCATCGTCGATCCGGCCGCCGCGATCGAGGCGGGCGGAGAGCTGAACACCGCCAAGGCCGACGGGGAGAAGGCGGCGACCGGCTACACGAAGCAGTACTTCGGCCGCGGCCCCGACAACACCCGGGGCGCCTCCGAGCCGGCCGCCTGGCTCGCCCCGCTCGCCGGCGGCCTCGGCGCGCTGCTGCTGGCCGGCGCGGTGGTGCTCTGGCGCGGCGGACCGATCACCGGACGCCGACCGCGCTGA
- a CDS encoding amino acid deaminase/aldolase has protein sequence MTPRAADRARYDRATAHLDAPLAVVDLDAFDANADDLVRRAAGKPIRVASKSVRCRALLERVLARDGFAGVMSFTLAESLWLARAGFEDVLLAYPSVDRGAFAELAADPKLAAAVTVMVDDPAQLDLVDLARAGGTEEIRVCLELDTAFRLFGGRVRIGARRSPLREPAQLAELARSIARRPGFRLVGLMAYEGHVAGVGDSVAGRPLRSRAVRLMQSAARKELAERRRAVVRAVRLVAPDLEFVNGGGTGSVQHTAAEGSVTEIAAGSGLYVPRLFDNYTSFTGRPAALFAQPVVRRPGVGVVTVLGGGYPASGAAGRDRLPQPYLPEGLRYDSQEGAGEVQTPLLGSAADDLLIGDRVWFRHAKAGELCERFDELLLIEGDRVTATVPTYRGEGRTYL, from the coding sequence ATGACTCCCCGCGCCGCCGACCGGGCCCGGTACGACCGGGCCACCGCACATCTCGACGCCCCGCTGGCCGTGGTCGATCTCGACGCCTTCGACGCCAACGCGGACGACCTCGTCCGCCGGGCCGCGGGCAAACCGATCAGGGTCGCGAGCAAATCGGTGCGCTGCCGCGCGCTGCTGGAGCGGGTCCTGGCGCGCGACGGCTTCGCGGGTGTCATGTCGTTCACCCTGGCCGAGTCGCTGTGGCTGGCGCGCGCCGGTTTCGAGGACGTGCTGCTCGCCTATCCGTCGGTGGACCGGGGGGCGTTCGCCGAACTCGCCGCCGATCCGAAGCTGGCGGCGGCCGTGACGGTGATGGTCGACGATCCGGCTCAGCTGGATCTCGTCGATCTCGCGCGGGCGGGCGGTACGGAGGAGATCCGGGTCTGTCTGGAGCTGGACACCGCGTTCCGGCTGTTCGGCGGGCGGGTACGGATCGGGGCCAGGCGCTCGCCGCTGCGTGAGCCGGCGCAACTGGCCGAGCTGGCCCGGTCGATCGCCCGCAGGCCGGGTTTCCGGCTGGTGGGGCTGATGGCGTACGAGGGGCATGTGGCCGGTGTGGGCGACTCGGTCGCGGGCCGGCCGCTGCGCTCGCGCGCGGTGCGGCTGATGCAGTCGGCCGCGCGCAAGGAGCTGGCGGAGCGGCGCCGGGCCGTGGTGCGCGCGGTGCGGCTGGTGGCGCCGGACCTGGAGTTCGTCAACGGCGGGGGCACGGGGAGCGTGCAGCACACGGCGGCCGAGGGCTCGGTGACGGAGATCGCCGCCGGTTCGGGGCTGTACGTGCCGCGGCTGTTCGACAACTACACGTCGTTCACGGGCCGTCCGGCCGCGCTGTTCGCGCAGCCGGTGGTGCGCAGGCCGGGTGTCGGCGTGGTGACCGTCCTCGGCGGCGGCTATCCGGCGTCGGGCGCGGCGGGCCGGGACCGGCTGCCGCAGCCTTATCTGCCGGAGGGGCTGCGCTACGACTCCCAGGAGGGCGCCGGGGAGGTGCAGACACCGCTGCTCGGGTCCGCCGCCGACGATCTGCTGATCGGCGACCGGGTGTGGTTCCGGCACGCCAAGGCCGGGGAACTGTGCGAGCGCTTCGACGAGTTGCTGCTGATCGAGGGCGACCGGGTGACGGCGACCGTGCCGACGTACCGGGGCGAGGGCCGTACGTACCTCTGA
- a CDS encoding DUF2510 domain-containing protein, with the protein MSMTTPPGWYADPGVPGSERWWDGNGWTAHTRPLGGGASYQQGHQPSYQPAPRQPGPVPRRRSVFLGVVAGGLMLLATVVAGITLFGDDGTKTVPRSAPTTSEPAGGPTGGGDESPTAEPSADPDVLVDQLNGITLPIPDDWEKSDSMVDRAVTMTTVADRECPGETNRYCRYGRVMSSTATQTDAATPEALAKEDIQDASDALYDEDSIGNALYGGVKSHTVVRSGAVTVAGRTGYLVRWKVETGSGPGGHVQSLAFPSTIGAESLIVVRFAFDAGSEGPPLSGMDTITKGIRAIGDTTGGVGSSIGPS; encoded by the coding sequence ATGAGCATGACTACCCCGCCCGGCTGGTACGCGGATCCGGGTGTGCCCGGGAGCGAGCGGTGGTGGGACGGGAACGGATGGACCGCGCACACCCGGCCGCTCGGTGGGGGCGCGTCGTATCAGCAGGGTCATCAGCCGTCGTACCAACCGGCGCCCCGGCAACCGGGGCCGGTGCCCCGCCGCCGGAGTGTGTTCCTCGGAGTCGTCGCCGGCGGGCTCATGCTCCTCGCCACGGTCGTCGCCGGCATCACGCTGTTCGGCGACGACGGGACGAAGACCGTGCCCCGGTCCGCGCCGACCACCAGTGAGCCCGCGGGCGGTCCGACCGGCGGTGGGGACGAGAGCCCCACCGCCGAGCCGAGCGCCGACCCGGACGTGCTCGTCGACCAGCTCAACGGCATCACCCTCCCGATCCCCGACGACTGGGAGAAGTCGGACAGCATGGTCGACCGCGCGGTCACCATGACGACGGTGGCGGACCGCGAGTGCCCCGGCGAGACGAACCGGTACTGCCGGTACGGCCGGGTCATGTCCTCCACCGCCACCCAGACCGACGCGGCCACGCCCGAAGCCCTCGCCAAGGAGGACATCCAGGACGCGTCCGACGCCCTGTACGACGAGGACTCCATCGGCAACGCCCTCTACGGAGGCGTCAAGTCGCACACCGTCGTCAGGTCCGGGGCCGTCACGGTCGCCGGACGCACCGGGTATCTCGTGCGGTGGAAGGTCGAGACAGGTTCGGGGCCCGGCGGTCACGTCCAGTCGCTGGCCTTCCCCTCGACCATCGGCGCCGAGTCACTGATCGTCGTCCGGTTCGCCTTCGACGCGGGGTCCGAGGGCCCGCCGCTCAGCGGTATGGACACGATCACCAAGGGCATCCGGGCGATCGGTGACACGACGGGCGGCGTCGGCAGCTCCATCGGCCCCTCCTGA
- a CDS encoding 3-oxoacyl-ACP reductase encodes MPDEINQSAEAPVCRRLVGRTAVVTGAGSGIGLATARRLAFEGAHVVCGDIDETAGKAVADEVGGIYVRVDVTDAAQVDALFKKAFDTYGSVDIAFNNAGISPPEDDSILTTGIDAWRRVQDVNLTSVYLCCKAVIPYMRQQRRGSIINTASFVATMGAATSQISYTASKGGVLAMSRELGVQFAREGIRVNALCPGPVNTPLLRELFASDPERAARRLVHIPGGRFAEADEIAAAVAFLASDDASFVNATDFMVDGGIAGAYVTPL; translated from the coding sequence ATGCCCGACGAGATCAACCAGAGCGCCGAGGCGCCCGTCTGCCGCCGGCTGGTCGGCCGCACCGCCGTCGTCACCGGCGCGGGCAGCGGCATCGGTCTCGCCACCGCGCGCCGACTCGCCTTTGAAGGCGCGCACGTCGTCTGCGGCGACATCGACGAGACGGCGGGCAAGGCGGTGGCCGACGAGGTCGGCGGCATCTACGTACGGGTCGACGTCACCGACGCGGCACAGGTCGACGCCCTCTTCAAGAAGGCGTTCGACACCTACGGCAGCGTCGACATCGCCTTCAACAACGCGGGCATCTCACCGCCGGAGGACGACTCGATCCTCACCACCGGCATCGACGCCTGGCGCCGGGTCCAGGACGTCAACCTCACCTCCGTGTACCTCTGTTGCAAGGCCGTCATCCCCTACATGCGGCAGCAGCGGCGCGGCTCGATCATCAACACCGCGTCGTTCGTCGCGACCATGGGCGCGGCCACCAGCCAGATCTCCTACACCGCCTCCAAAGGAGGCGTGCTCGCGATGTCACGCGAGTTGGGCGTCCAGTTCGCCCGCGAGGGCATCCGGGTCAACGCGCTGTGCCCGGGCCCGGTCAACACCCCCCTGCTCCGCGAACTGTTCGCGAGCGACCCCGAGCGGGCGGCACGACGCCTCGTGCACATCCCGGGCGGGCGCTTCGCGGAGGCGGACGAGATCGCGGCGGCGGTCGCCTTCCTCGCCAGCGACGACGCCTCGTTCGTCAACGCGACGGACTTCATGGTGGACGGCGGCATCGCGGGGGCGTACGTGACACCGCTGTAG